One segment of Falco rusticolus isolate bFalRus1 chromosome 3, bFalRus1.pri, whole genome shotgun sequence DNA contains the following:
- the LRRC14 gene encoding leucine-rich repeat-containing protein 14 isoform X2, which translates to MHSLVFLCARRLLSHHPSARRALDLLPAELYPVLFQAAFLDGRTLALRDLVGMWPFPVLSFQQLLGHHSRYRDRHPLLGEKPSKLCVQAVILAVVAHLRQVLQEPCHGTSKRRCCLRVLDMTGLQDDDTDRGPERMSLWSGTVALAKACIEVSKHQSECLKRGSKRHKGPSGASAALQPIGVEVRADLFVNCTSYGILRDALQTGTASPLCLRCRDFHAEELSVASTVCLLESLEPTGVRRVDLRFNNLGLAGLCAILPHLARFTNLLSLKLPYSNIDVRRLVTGTDAGLQRLAMELGRLPCLKELNLGSSRLSGKLRQLLGDLQVPLESLELAFCYLLPSDLAFLSQSPHAPALKKLDLSGHNISENFLQPLQHLLEETSASLLHLDLMECQLTDARLEALLPALCRCSRLHCLGLFGNPLSTRGLQTLLGKTVVLPDLHLVVYPYPVDCYSQEPPQLPSASGWLFEDVVDEERFAAVSAKLRQMLVNSGRASAVWTTSLCRHSALDYFAL; encoded by the exons ATGCACTCCCTCGTCTTCCTCTGTGCCCGCCGGCTGCTGAGCCACCACCCCAGTGCCCGCCGTGCCCTGGACTTGCTCCCCGCTGAGCTCTACCCCGTCCTCTTCCAAGCCGCTTTCCTGGACGGGCGGACACTGGCGCTGCGGGACCTGGTGGGGATGTGGCCCTTCCCCGTCctcagcttccagcagctgctgggccaCCATAGCCGTTACCGTGACCGTCACCCACTCCTTGGGGAGAAACCCAGCAAATTGTGTGTGCAGGCTGTCATTTTGGCTGTCGTGGCACATCTCCgccaggtgctgcaggagcccTGCCATGGCACCAG CAAGAGACGGTGCTGCCTGCGGGTGCTGGACATGACGGGTCTCCAGGACGACGACACCGACCGCGGCCCGGAGAGGATGAGTCTGTGGTCTGGCACAGTGGCATTGGCCAAAGCCTGCATTGAAGTCTCCAAACACCAAAGCGAGTGCCTGAAACGCGGCTCCAAGCGACATAAAGGTCCCTCCGGTGCCTCAGCGGCCCTGCAGCCCATCGGCGTGGAGGTCCGTGCCGATCTCTTTGTCAACTGCACGTCCTATGGCATCCTACGGGATGCTCTACAGACTGGCACGGCCAGCCCCCTGTGCCTCAGATGCCGGGATTTCCACGCTGAGGAGCTCTCTGTTGCCAGCACCGTTTGTTTGCTGGAGTCCTTGGAACCCACCGGCGTGCGGCGGGTGGATCTGCGCTTCAACAACCTGGGCCTGGCAGGCCTCTGTGCCATTTTGCCGCACCTCGCCAGATTCACCAACCTCCTCAGCCTCAAGCTGCCCTACAGCAACATCGATGTGCGGCGGCTTGTGACGGGGACGGATGCCGGCCTCCAGCGCCTCGCCATGGAGCTAGGAAGGCTGCCCTGCCTTAAGGAACTCAACTTGGGTTCCTCCCGGCTttcagggaaactgaggcaacTTCTCGG TGACCTGCAGGTTCCCCTGGAAAGCCTGGAGCTGGCCTTCTGCTACCTCCTTCCCAGCGACCTCGCCTTCCTTTCCCAAAGCCCTCATGCTCCAGCGCTGAAGAAGTTGGACCTGAGCGGCCACAACATCTCCGAGAACTTTCTCCAACCtctccagcatctcctggaggaGACCTCGGCCTCTCTCCTCCACCTGGACCTCATGGAGTGCCAGCTGACAGACGCCCGGCTGGAGGCCCTGCTGCCGGCCCTCTGCCGTTGCTCCCGTCTCCACTGCCTGGGACTTTTTGGCAACCCCCTTTCCACGCGGGGACTCCAGACCTTGTTAGGGAAAACTGTGGTTCTGCCAGATTTACACCTGGTTGTCTACCCTTACCCCGTGGACTGCTACAGCCAGGAGCCgccccagctgccctctgcCTCTGGCTGGCTCTTTGAGGACGTGGTGGATGAGGAACGCTTCGCTGCGGTGAGCGCCAAGCTGCGCCAGATGCTGGTGAACTCTGGCAGAGCCAGCGCTGTCTGGACCACCAGTCTCTGCCGGCACAGCGCCCTCGACTACTTTGCCTTGTAG
- the LRRC14 gene encoding leucine-rich repeat-containing protein 14 isoform X1, with product MFCTPQPHLLSVCSLPAHSPSVPGAMHSLVFLCARRLLSHHPSARRALDLLPAELYPVLFQAAFLDGRTLALRDLVGMWPFPVLSFQQLLGHHSRYRDRHPLLGEKPSKLCVQAVILAVVAHLRQVLQEPCHGTSKRRCCLRVLDMTGLQDDDTDRGPERMSLWSGTVALAKACIEVSKHQSECLKRGSKRHKGPSGASAALQPIGVEVRADLFVNCTSYGILRDALQTGTASPLCLRCRDFHAEELSVASTVCLLESLEPTGVRRVDLRFNNLGLAGLCAILPHLARFTNLLSLKLPYSNIDVRRLVTGTDAGLQRLAMELGRLPCLKELNLGSSRLSGKLRQLLGDLQVPLESLELAFCYLLPSDLAFLSQSPHAPALKKLDLSGHNISENFLQPLQHLLEETSASLLHLDLMECQLTDARLEALLPALCRCSRLHCLGLFGNPLSTRGLQTLLGKTVVLPDLHLVVYPYPVDCYSQEPPQLPSASGWLFEDVVDEERFAAVSAKLRQMLVNSGRASAVWTTSLCRHSALDYFAL from the exons ATGTTCTGCACCCCCCAGCCTCACCTGCTGTCtgtctgctccctccctgcccacagcccctcgGTGCCGGGTGCCATGCACTCCCTCGTCTTCCTCTGTGCCCGCCGGCTGCTGAGCCACCACCCCAGTGCCCGCCGTGCCCTGGACTTGCTCCCCGCTGAGCTCTACCCCGTCCTCTTCCAAGCCGCTTTCCTGGACGGGCGGACACTGGCGCTGCGGGACCTGGTGGGGATGTGGCCCTTCCCCGTCctcagcttccagcagctgctgggccaCCATAGCCGTTACCGTGACCGTCACCCACTCCTTGGGGAGAAACCCAGCAAATTGTGTGTGCAGGCTGTCATTTTGGCTGTCGTGGCACATCTCCgccaggtgctgcaggagcccTGCCATGGCACCAG CAAGAGACGGTGCTGCCTGCGGGTGCTGGACATGACGGGTCTCCAGGACGACGACACCGACCGCGGCCCGGAGAGGATGAGTCTGTGGTCTGGCACAGTGGCATTGGCCAAAGCCTGCATTGAAGTCTCCAAACACCAAAGCGAGTGCCTGAAACGCGGCTCCAAGCGACATAAAGGTCCCTCCGGTGCCTCAGCGGCCCTGCAGCCCATCGGCGTGGAGGTCCGTGCCGATCTCTTTGTCAACTGCACGTCCTATGGCATCCTACGGGATGCTCTACAGACTGGCACGGCCAGCCCCCTGTGCCTCAGATGCCGGGATTTCCACGCTGAGGAGCTCTCTGTTGCCAGCACCGTTTGTTTGCTGGAGTCCTTGGAACCCACCGGCGTGCGGCGGGTGGATCTGCGCTTCAACAACCTGGGCCTGGCAGGCCTCTGTGCCATTTTGCCGCACCTCGCCAGATTCACCAACCTCCTCAGCCTCAAGCTGCCCTACAGCAACATCGATGTGCGGCGGCTTGTGACGGGGACGGATGCCGGCCTCCAGCGCCTCGCCATGGAGCTAGGAAGGCTGCCCTGCCTTAAGGAACTCAACTTGGGTTCCTCCCGGCTttcagggaaactgaggcaacTTCTCGG TGACCTGCAGGTTCCCCTGGAAAGCCTGGAGCTGGCCTTCTGCTACCTCCTTCCCAGCGACCTCGCCTTCCTTTCCCAAAGCCCTCATGCTCCAGCGCTGAAGAAGTTGGACCTGAGCGGCCACAACATCTCCGAGAACTTTCTCCAACCtctccagcatctcctggaggaGACCTCGGCCTCTCTCCTCCACCTGGACCTCATGGAGTGCCAGCTGACAGACGCCCGGCTGGAGGCCCTGCTGCCGGCCCTCTGCCGTTGCTCCCGTCTCCACTGCCTGGGACTTTTTGGCAACCCCCTTTCCACGCGGGGACTCCAGACCTTGTTAGGGAAAACTGTGGTTCTGCCAGATTTACACCTGGTTGTCTACCCTTACCCCGTGGACTGCTACAGCCAGGAGCCgccccagctgccctctgcCTCTGGCTGGCTCTTTGAGGACGTGGTGGATGAGGAACGCTTCGCTGCGGTGAGCGCCAAGCTGCGCCAGATGCTGGTGAACTCTGGCAGAGCCAGCGCTGTCTGGACCACCAGTCTCTGCCGGCACAGCGCCCTCGACTACTTTGCCTTGTAG
- the C3H8orf82 gene encoding UPF0598 protein C8orf82 homolog codes for MRLVAALRAGAGAGYRQGQSPAPRTREYFYYLDHQGQLFLDDTKVKNFITCFKDVGFLTFFFKRLEPNRSGRYEAEFPFLSLCGRERNFLRCDDRPIVFTQLLPGAGGRQLLSYCGGGERLAVPFQPQSLVMLPENGRLYHPAPAQAGGAGLVRSALAFEWSPGFEYGCGQAQPPTHFTWEGQRYQLTQELLPLLRAGTPGCAGEALAVPITPRQG; via the exons ATGCGGCTGGTGGCggcgctgcgggccggggccggggccgggtACCGGCAGGGGCAGAGCCCGGCGCCGCGCACCCGCGAGTACTTCTACTACCTCGACCACCAGGGCCAG cttttcctgGATGACACTAAAGTCAAGAACTTCATCACGTGCTTCAAAG ATGTAGGGTTCCTCACCTTCTTCTTCAAGCGGCTGGAGCCGAACCGGAGCGGGCGTTACGAGGCCGAGTTCCCGTTCCTGTCACTCTGCGGCCGGGAGCGGAACTTCCTCCGGTGTGACGATCGTCCCATCGTcttcacccagctgctgccgGGTGCCGGCGGGCGCCAGCTCCTCTCCTACTGCGGCGGTGGTGAGCGCCTGGCtgtgcccttccagccccagAGCTTGGTGATGTTGCCGGAAAACGGGCGGCTCTACCATCCGGCACCGGCGCAGGCGGGTGGCGCAGGCTTGGTGCGCTCAGCGCTGGCCTTCGAGTGGAGTCCCGGCTTCGAGTACGGCTGCGGGCAGGCGCAGCCCCCCACTCATTTCACCTGGGAAGGGCAGCGCTACCAGCTCACCCAGGAACTGCTGCCGCTGCTCCGCGCCGGCACAccgggctgtgctggggaagcgCTGGCTGTCCCCATCACCCCACGTCAGGGCTGA